From the Lactuca sativa cultivar Salinas chromosome 9, Lsat_Salinas_v11, whole genome shotgun sequence genome, the window GCCGAATCTCCCCAATACATTGCCGCCCTTAGAGAAGCTGGCATCGCCTACTCCAAAGCAATCAAGAAAAACGTCCGGTTCCCGTTTATGAACAACAGTTTTGATTTACAGTTCTCTGCACACTCGGGTCTTGACAGCTCCGCATATCCCGGCGAATTGTCATCGGAATTGACAAGAACTTTGAAACCAGAAGGGTATCTCATCATTCACACGGAATCCAAAGACTCCTACAGTTTAAATTCTTTGTTGGATTTGTTCGATTCGTTTAAATTGATCCGATCACGCGAAGTACCCGTTCAACATTGGTCTATTCCACGAATTCGTGAAGTTATTTTGAAGAAACAAAACGGGATTCTCCGGCGACGGAGAAACCTCGCCGGAAGTTGCTCTGTTCCAGCGTATAAAAAggaattaattcaaaattctgAGCCATTGATAGCTGAAGAACCAATGAAGCCATGGATTTCTTTGAAAAGAAACCTCAAGAACATCAAATACCTTCCATCAATGGCGGACATTAGCTTCAAAACACGATACATCTACATCGACCTCGGAGCTAGAAACTATGGATCAAGCATCGGAAGCTGGTTCAAGAAACTTTACCCAAAACAGAACAAACCCTTCAAAATTTTCGCAGTTGAATCAGACAAACGATTCCATCAAGAATACAAATCCAAGAAAAAGATAACCCTTTTGCCATACGCAGCTTGGGTACGAAACGAGTCATTGTTCTTTGAGATCAACCGCCAACCAAACATCAAAAACGAAGATAAAGGAAGAGGGATGGGTCGAGCTCAATCCGCCCAAACTTCAACCAGTTTCTTAGGGGATTTGAATAAGATTCAAGGGTTTGATTTCGCGAATTGGGTGAAGAACAGTTTTACAGAGAAAGATTTCGTGGTGGTGAAGATGGATATCGAAGGAACAGAGTTTGATATAATTCGGAAAATGGTGGAAACTGGGGCCATTTGTTTGATagatgaaatgtttcttgaatGCCATTATAATCGATGGAGAAGATGCTGTAAAGGAGAAAGGAGTTCCAAGTATCAAAATGAGTACAATGAATGTATGGAATTGTTTAGTTCATTGAGGGAGAAAGGTGTTCTGGTTCATCAATGGTGGTGACACAAATTTCTGtaattttttgttaaaatttgaGGAGAAAACTGTACATGTTTGAGTTCGAATAATGTCTAATTTCAGATCGTTAGTTTGTTTAATTTAGTTTTAAGCTTTAAAACTGTTCTTTCTACTATGATTAACCATAAATATCTGCTACTATGATGATTGATGAGAGTGCAATGCATGACTGGATGATATTGATTAAAACTTATAAACATGCCATGGTTATAGGCTTATTTTGGGCTTGGGAGCTAGTGCAAATTTAAAATTGGGATAACGTTTTGAGCTATATAGAAAAATAAATAAGTGCGTTTTTTTATAGATGCTCTTAAATTTTGGGCTTTACGCCTTTAAGGCTTTAATCGCTTTGAGTTTGCCCAAAACTAAGATTTATAATTGGGCCTTAACCGGACATGCTAAAGAAAATAAGCAACCCATCACCATTGTTAATCATTATGATTGGACCAACCAAGTCACATAAGTCAAACCTTTTTATGATTAGGCCCAAGCCCAACCATTGTGCTCAAATTCCTTTGAGGTTctaatttttgttataaaatatgaagcaaagttaaaaaaaaacaaagtagCAAATGAGATTGTAAAGATCTTTATTTCAATATTTGtggtaaaaaaaaacaaacattacaatacatcataTTTACTATTTATACCAGAAAAAGAAGATGAAAggtgatatatgttatgaatgcTCATTATAGTAGTGCATTACtatattcataaaactcataataatgtTTGTTATAATGCTCACTAATTATTGAGAATGATGAAGGAATACGGGGAATCAAACAGTCATTCACtaaataatattcataacacCCCTCTTGAATGGCGATTGTATCATGCCTCCTTAAAACCTTAATAGGTAAAACTTCATGGGAAAAATCATTTATTAAGGAAAAATAATACATGATTAATAATAGATATTGGAAACAATTGTCTCATTAAAAACCTTGCTAAGAAAACCCAGTAGGAAAAAACATAGCTAACAAAAAGAGTATAATATGTTTCCAACTCCCCCTGATCATCAAATCACTTGATTTCCTTAAAGAGTCGCATGCCAAAGTTTCGTACTATCTTTTCAAATTTGGATGTAGGGAGTGCTTTAGTGAATAAATGGGAAGTTGTTACTTGATTGAATTTTTCAGATACCGATGGCGTACTCTTTTTAAAGACCATGGATGAAAAAGAACTTGGGTGATGTATGTTTGGTTCTGTCTcatttgataaatcattccttgaGTTGGGCTATGCAAGCCATATTATCTACATAAAATATGGTTGAAACATACATGTTAGAAGTTAGACCAAAATTCtcacgaatgtgatgagttaaaTTTCTTTACTAAATACATTCATGACTTGCATCATGAGTTGCTATAATCTATGCATGGTTAGAAAAACCAACTAAAGTTTGTTTAATAGAACATCAAGAAATTTATGTACCTCCATAAGTGAATAAATAACTTGTTTGGGATCGAACTTTGTGTGGATCAGATAAATATCCAACATCTACATAACCAATTAACTATGTATTTGATGAATTTGATTAGTATAAGCTCATATCCACTTTACCTCAATGGTACTAAATAATGTTTTTGACTCCATTCTAATGTCTTCTTGTTGGGACAAAATTATATCTTGCTAATAATTTTACAGAAAAAGATATATTGGGTTTTGTATTATTAGCAAGATACATTAGTGCATCAATAGCACTAAGATATGGTACTTCGGAACCAagaagtttttcatgtttttcacaTGACCTAAATCGGCCCTTTTTGGCATCAAAGTGCCTTACCACCATCAGGTTACTAAATGGAGTTGAGTTATCCATATAAAACCTTTTAAGAACCTTTTCCATATATCTGAATTGATGCACACAAATTCCATTTTAGTGTGCTCAATTTGTAGACCCAATCAAAATTTCGTTTTACCAGGATCTTTCATTTCAACTTTTTATTCAATGCAGGAAGTAGCCTTTTCCAACTCTCCAGGAGTTTCATTAATGTTCAAATCATCTATGTAAATAGCAATTATGAAAAAATTTTGATCCAGATCTTTTTATGAATATTCATGGGCTTATAGGAACATTTTGTAGCCTTATTTCAACAAAAATGTACTTAAGCAATTGAACCACATATGACCAGATTGCTTTAACCAATATAAGGATTTATTCAATTTTACCGAATATACTTCTCGGGAACTACAAGTGTCTGCTTCTGGCACCTTAAACCCTTCTGGTTGTATTTCATATAAATATTATTCTCTAGTGAATCATATAAATTGGCGGTAACTATATCTATCAGACGCATCTCCAATTTTGCATGTGTTGCCAGACTTATTAGATAGCAGAATGTAATTGCGTCAACCACATGAGAgtaagtttcttcataatcaattctgGGCCTTTGGGTAAAACCTCGTGCAACAAGTCTTTCTTTATATATCACAACCTCTTTTTTCTCATTTCTTTTTTGCACAAATACCATTTGTGTCCTACTGATCTTACTCCATTTGGTGTACGGACTACAGGTCCAAAAACTTTTCGTTGAATAAGAGAATTAAGCTCTTTATTGAGTCAATCTTTCCATTTTTGCCAATATTTTATATTCCTACATTCCTCCATAGATTTAGGTTCAATATCATCATTTTCCTCCATAATCTCACATGCAACATGATATGAAAAATTCTCGTCGGCATCTATCTTATTTCGATTCCATCTTATTTCTGTCATGACATAATTTATTGAgatctcttcattttcataatttttaggTACCCCAGTTTCTTTTGTTATGTCATTGGGCTCTTCTAGAGCTTCACTAATCTTTTCAAAAGATTTTGTTCTCTTTTGGATTATGAATTATAGTTGCTCCTTTTTATTTTCGAGGATTTTTATCTTTGGAACCGGTTGGTGTTCCACGCTTCAAGCGTGCCTTAGATTCATTTATAGTTGCATTTTTTCCTCTTGTGATATCAATTCTTATTAGAGCATTTACAACAAGTACATGAGACTTTGTTATTCACTTAAGGTCAGTAAATGAATTTGACAATTGATTTGCTACATTTTGTAAGTGAATTATCTTTTTCACTTCAAGTTTGACTTGAACAAGGATCTAAAACTAAAAGTGATAATTCATTCCAAGAGATTTTATTTTCCGGCTTCTTTGTTCTCCCCCTAATGTTGGAAAAACTGATTCATCAAAATGACAATCGTCAAATCTAGCTGTAAATAAATCTTCAGTTGATGGTTCTAAATATTTTACTATAGATGGAGATTCatatctaacataaattcacatcCTTCTTTGAGAACCCATTTTTGTGCGGTGAGGTGGAGAAATTGGTACAAAAATTGTACATCCAAACATCCTCAGATGAGAAATATTTTGTTCCTGACAACAAACCAGTTGAATAGGGGATAACTTATGATAACTACTTGGTGTGATGCGTATAAGTGATGATGAATGTAAAATTTCATGTCACCATGTCGATATAGGAAGTTTGTAATGCATTAGTAATGGTCTTGCAATTAATTGAAGATGTTTGATTAATGACTCAGCTAAACCATTTTGTATATGAACATGTGTAACAGGATGTTCAATAGTTATCCCAATCGACATGCAATATTCATTAAAAGCTTGTAATGTAAATTCTCTGTCATTTTCAGGTTGAATTTTCTTAATTATGTAATTGGGAAAATGTAACCTTAGGCGGATTATTTGTGCAAGTAGTCTTGCAAAAGCGAGATTACGACTAGACAACAAGTACACGTGTGGCCATCTAGTTGACGTATCAATTGAAATCATGAaatatctaaatggtccaaatGATGGCTGAAATGGTCCACATATATCCCCTTGAATTCTTTCTAAGAAACTACGATTTTCATACCCAACTTTCTTCTATGATGGATAAGAAATTAATTTTTGCTTGAGAGCATAATACAATTCATTATCTTGAAAAATCTTTTGGTTATTCAAGGAATGACCACTTGAAGTTTCAGTTATTCCACACATCATAATTGATCTGGGATAGCCCAACCAatcatgccaaactttgaagGTGTTATCATACATTTTATTTTCAATAGCATGCGATTCAATCATTCTAATATTTGTATAATATAATCCGGATGACAATACGGATAATTTTTCCAAAAGACTTTTCTTACTTGATATCAATTTTATAATATCGAGATACGCTTTATTACTGTTATTAGTTGTTTCAACATGATATACGTTAGACCGAATATCCTTAAAACTTACTAAATTTCTTGGTGATTTGGATGAAAATAGTGCATTTACCAATTGTAATTATTGTCCCTTGTGGTAATACTATATCCGCTCTTCCGGATCCTTTAATCATTTTTGCACCACCTATTATTATATTAACATTTGTTTCTTCAAATGATAAGTaaacaaaatatttttcattattaAAGATGTTATGTGTTGTTGAATTATTTTCAAGACATATTTTCCTCATTTATTTTGCGAATATCCATATTTCtctcaataaataaataaaacataagaaACATTCGAATTAGAGAAATAAAGTCATATTTTATTACTTTGAGAAGATTGTGATGACATCATTTCTCATGAAACAAATAtgataaaaaaacataataaatgacATGAAACAAAACTACATATTATTCTTCCATCACCATATATAACACCACTTGTCCCTTTTGGGTAGAAAAGAAAACCGACAACATCAAAATGTGtcatttatggataatctttgtgAAAATCATTTTGAATAAAATTTATTTCgatattttaatttttctttagATTTTAGAGTTGCTTGATAAAGATCAATGAAATACTTTAGAGAGCGGCATGTACGAGAACAATGACTGATCTTTCCACATCGGTGACAGATATTTTCAACTTTCCATTTGCCTTGACCAATTTTATCATTAGGATGTGGGTTTTTGTTATTTTCCAACTTCTTATGCTTACTTGCAATCTTGTTATTGTTGTTACGATAATTATGACAACCTTCATGACCTCGGTTAGACCCATGACTATTATGATTGTATGATGTTGTTGCATTCACTTCAGAGAATGAACTAGAACCGGTCGGGTGTGATTGGTGATCTGTCATCAATAATTCATTGTTATGTTCAGCCACAAGAAGACTTGAGATTAATtcataaactaaaaaaaaaaagaaaaaagaaaaaaaattctctcaagttattgcTGATATAAGAGCATGTTAGTGGCATGAAAAGTAGAGAAAGTTTTCTCTAGCATGGTTTTCCATAGTAAAAtactaatcaaaataaagacttgTATGTTAAGGAATTATTAGTTAAGAAATTCCATAAAATAAGTTGTAAGCATTGTACATGTGaacttataaaaaaaatacatacctgaAAATGAC encodes:
- the LOC111876560 gene encoding uncharacterized protein LOC111876560, with amino-acid sequence MATNTTARRQRILIRALYTGVLIVLARTVYLIITTAPTTTNMTTPHESSWKADTDEQLVKYYSSIFQDLISDGILTVDSRTLTIGAESPQYIAALREAGIAYSKAIKKNVRFPFMNNSFDLQFSAHSGLDSSAYPGELSSELTRTLKPEGYLIIHTESKDSYSLNSLLDLFDSFKLIRSREVPVQHWSIPRIREVILKKQNGILRRRRNLAGSCSVPAYKKELIQNSEPLIAEEPMKPWISLKRNLKNIKYLPSMADISFKTRYIYIDLGARNYGSSIGSWFKKLYPKQNKPFKIFAVESDKRFHQEYKSKKKITLLPYAAWVRNESLFFEINRQPNIKNEDKGRGMGRAQSAQTSTSFLGDLNKIQGFDFANWVKNSFTEKDFVVVKMDIEGTEFDIIRKMVETGAICLIDEMFLECHYNRWRRCCKGERSSKYQNEYNECMELFSSLREKGVLVHQWW